The genomic interval GGATCCGGGTCAGCATTGGTGTCGACGATGGCGATCACCGGGATATTCAGGCGGTTTGCCTCCGCCACCGCAATGGCTTCCTTCTTGGTGTCCACCACGTAGAGCGCACCTGGCAGCCTGGTCATGTCGGCGATGCCGCCAATGGCCTTGAGGAGCTTCTCGCGCTCCCTTTCGCGGGCGAGGATCTCTTTCTTGGAGAGGCGGTCGTAGGTGCCGTCGGTGGCCATCTTCTCCAAGGCTTTGAGGCGCTTGGCGCTCTTCTTGATGGTGACAAAGTTGGTGAGCGTGCCACCCAGCCAGCGTTCGGTCACGAAGAACTGCCCGCAGCGCTCAGCCTCGGCGCGGACGATGTCCTTGGCCTGCTTCTTGGTGCCCACGAAGAGGATCTTTTCGCCGCCGCGCACGATGCGCGCCACCTCCTCGCACGCGCG from Calditrichota bacterium carries:
- the rpsB gene encoding 30S ribosomal protein S2, whose product is MAQVTLQDLLVAGCHFGHLTRRWNPKMKKFIFMERSGIHIIDLKKTEACLRRACEEVARIVRGGEKILFVGTKKQAKDIVRAEAERCGQFFVTERWLGGTLTNFVTIKKSAKRLKALEKMATDGTYDRLSKKEILAREREREKLLKAIGGIADMTRLPGALYVVDTKKEAIAVAEANRLNIPVIAIVDTNADPDPIDFPIPANDDAFKSISLITRAIADAIIEAQEGTALVPPAPEEEEQVGEPPVPEEDVAPDAPEWEDLSKE